One genomic window of Deinococcus arcticus includes the following:
- a CDS encoding PA2169 family four-helix-bundle protein, with amino-acid sequence MTNETVLDKLQYLLGTLRDGEKGFKDAAEHATDPQLRQLFMERSVQRAQMAGDVESHISRLGDKPREGGSVGAALHRTWLNVRDALTGRDDYQVVAECERGEDVAVENYQDVLKEAELPAEIRSFVEGQYAQVKASHDQIRDMKHSMQAS; translated from the coding sequence ATGACGAATGAAACTGTGCTGGACAAACTGCAGTACCTGCTGGGCACCCTGCGCGACGGCGAGAAGGGCTTCAAGGACGCGGCCGAGCACGCCACCGACCCCCAGTTGCGCCAGCTGTTCATGGAGCGCAGCGTGCAGCGCGCCCAGATGGCCGGCGATGTGGAAAGCCACATCAGCCGCCTGGGTGACAAGCCCCGCGAAGGTGGCAGCGTGGGCGCCGCCCTGCACCGTACCTGGCTGAACGTGCGTGACGCCCTGACCGGCCGCGACGACTATCAGGTGGTGGCCGAGTGCGAGCGCGGGGAAGACGTGGCCGTCGAGAACTACCAGGACGTGCTCAAAGAAGCCGAACTGCCCGCCGAGATCCGCTCCTTTGTGGAGGGGCAGTACGCCCAGGTGAAGGCCAGCCACGACCAGATCCGCGACATGAAGCACAGCATGCAGGCCAGCTGA
- a CDS encoding FAD-binding dehydrogenase, with the protein MPTLETDVLVVGAGLAGLVAAAELANAGRRVLLLDQEGEQNLGGQAHWSLGGLFFVDSPEQRRLGIRDSRELALRDWMTAATFDRPEDHWPRQWAQAYVDFAAGEKRAWLRGLGLRWFPAVGWAERGGAGAGLPGNSVPRFHVTWGTGPGVLEPFERQVRGHVQAGRIGFRFRHRVRGLNIEGGVVHGVYGDVLEPSDTARGENSSRVVVGDFSLNAQAVLVTSGGIGGNHALVRRHWPAERLGPAPAFMVSGVPAHVDGALQQAVHAAGARLINPDRMWHYTEGLRNWNPVWPGHGIRILPGPSSLWLDPTGRRLPFPHLPGASSLDTLQHITRHGYPYTWFVLNRAIIKKEFALSGSEQNPDLTGRSLPLTLRRAGKAVQPPVQAFMDRGADFVVRGDLRALVTGMNELTGTDLVNHGVVAQEVRDRDLQLRNVAGKDPQLAVVRGARALLSERLIRVARPAPLLDPADGPLIAVRLNILTRKSLGGLETDLQGRVLGPGGQPMPGLYAAGEVAGFGGGGLHGYRALEGTFLGGCLFSGRVAGRAIAAAVR; encoded by the coding sequence ATGCCCACACTGGAGACGGACGTACTTGTGGTTGGCGCGGGGCTGGCCGGGCTGGTGGCCGCCGCTGAACTGGCCAATGCCGGACGGCGCGTGCTGCTGCTGGACCAGGAAGGCGAGCAGAACCTGGGCGGTCAGGCCCACTGGTCACTGGGCGGGCTGTTTTTCGTGGACAGCCCCGAGCAGCGCCGGCTGGGCATCCGCGATTCCCGGGAGCTGGCGCTGCGCGACTGGATGACCGCCGCCACCTTTGACCGTCCCGAGGACCACTGGCCCCGGCAGTGGGCGCAGGCGTATGTGGATTTTGCGGCGGGCGAAAAGCGGGCGTGGCTGCGTGGCCTGGGCCTGCGCTGGTTTCCGGCGGTGGGCTGGGCCGAGCGGGGCGGCGCGGGCGCGGGTTTGCCCGGCAACAGCGTGCCGCGCTTTCATGTCACCTGGGGCACCGGCCCCGGCGTGCTGGAACCTTTTGAGCGGCAGGTGCGCGGGCACGTGCAGGCGGGCCGGATTGGCTTTCGCTTTCGTCACCGGGTGCGCGGGCTGAATATCGAAGGCGGCGTGGTGCACGGCGTGTACGGCGACGTGCTGGAGCCCTCGGACACGGCGCGCGGGGAAAACAGTTCGCGGGTGGTGGTAGGCGACTTCAGCCTGAACGCCCAGGCCGTGCTGGTGACCTCGGGCGGGATCGGCGGCAACCACGCCCTGGTGCGCCGCCACTGGCCCGCCGAGCGGCTGGGGCCTGCGCCCGCGTTCATGGTGTCCGGCGTGCCTGCCCATGTGGACGGCGCCCTGCAACAGGCGGTGCACGCGGCCGGCGCGCGCCTGATCAACCCTGACCGCATGTGGCACTACACCGAGGGGCTGCGCAACTGGAACCCGGTCTGGCCGGGCCACGGCATTCGCATTCTGCCCGGGCCCAGCAGCCTGTGGCTGGACCCTACGGGCCGGCGGCTGCCCTTCCCCCATCTCCCGGGGGCCAGCAGCCTGGACACCCTGCAGCACATCACCCGGCACGGCTACCCCTACACGTGGTTTGTGCTCAACCGGGCCATCATCAAGAAGGAGTTTGCCCTCTCGGGCAGTGAGCAGAACCCGGATCTGACTGGCCGCAGCCTGCCGCTGACCCTGCGCCGCGCTGGCAAGGCCGTGCAGCCCCCTGTGCAGGCGTTCATGGACCGGGGCGCCGATTTCGTGGTGCGCGGCGACCTGCGGGCCCTGGTGACGGGCATGAATGAACTGACGGGCACGGATCTGGTGAACCACGGCGTGGTGGCCCAGGAAGTCCGGGACCGCGACCTGCAGCTGCGCAACGTGGCGGGCAAGGACCCACAACTGGCGGTGGTGCGGGGTGCCCGGGCCCTGCTCAGCGAGCGCCTGATCCGGGTGGCCAGGCCCGCGCCCCTGCTGGACCCGGCAGACGGCCCGCTGATCGCCGTGCGCCTGAATATCCTGACGCGCAAATCCCTGGGCGGCCTGGAAACCGACCTGCAGGGCCGGGTGCTGGGCCCCGGCGGCCAGCCCATGCCCGGCCTGTACGCGGCGGGCGAGGTGGCAGGCTTCGGGGGCGGCGGGCTGCACGGCTACCGCGCGCTGGAAGGCACCTTTCTGGGCGGCTGCCTGTTCAGCGGGCGCGTGGCCGGGCGGGCCATAGCAGCGGCAGTCAGGTAG